The segment GACGGTGCGCATGCGCGGCGACTGGCGGGCGACATACGCGCTGTGCGTGGACGACGGGCCGGCCGAGACCGGCCACGAGGCCGGGCCGCACAGCCCCGCGTATCTGCGCCGCCTGCGCACGCGCACCCGCCGCGATCCCCTCAACCGGGTGTCCTTCCCGGGCCGTTGGGGCGGTGAGCCGCTCTCGGTCGTCGCGCTGCCGAAGGCCCCGCGCTCCCGGGTCTCCGACTGGGAAAGACGCATGCGCAACGGCGGCCGCGCACGGGGGGAGAGCGGCGTCCACACCATGCGCAGCGCCAACCTGCGCAACTGGCGCCGGGTCTGGACCTACGCCCCGGCCGGTTACGAGGATCTCGCCGGCCTGCCGGTGGTGGTCCTGCTCGACGGCGAGATGTGGGGGCCCGAGCTGGGCGTCGCCACCCTCCTGGACAACCTGATCGCCGACGGACTGCTCCCGCCGCTGGTCGCCCTCATGCCGGACTCGCTGGACAGCGACACCCGCAGGGACGAACTCACCTGCGACGACCGCTTCGTGGACTACCTCGCCCGCGAGCTGCTCCCCTGGGCCGCCGGCCGCTGGCCCGTCACCGACGACCCCTCCCGCACCGTCATCGCGGGCCAGGGCCTCGGCGGCCTGATGTCGGCCTACGCGGCGCTGCGGCGCCCGGAGCGCTTCGGCAGCGTCCTGGTCCAGTCCGGCGCTTTCTGGTGGCCCACGTCCGCGGTTGACTCTACGCGCGGAGACGAATGGCTGGCGGACCGCATCCGGGCGACCCGGCGGCGGCCGGTCCGATTCCGCCTGTCGGCCGGGCTGCAGGAGTGGGCCCTGCTGCCGGCCAACCGGCGGCTGCGCGACGCGCTGCGGGCCAAGGGCTACGACGTGAACTACCGCGAGATCAACGGCGGCCACGACTACGTGTGCTGGCGGGACGAACTGGCCGAGGGCCTGGTGGCGATGCTGGGCAGGCCGTTGTCCTAGACGGCTGGTCCGCCGCCCTGCGCAAGGCGCTCGCCGGTACCGATCCCGGCGCGCGCGTGCCGGGTTGCCCGGACTGGTCGCCCTCTACGGCCGTCTCCCCCTCGGCCGTCTCCGCATCGACGGCGACCGCACCCCCGGCAGCCACGCCGGCACAGCACGGCAGTACGCCTCGTAGTCCTCCCCGTACGTCTCGCGCAGCGTCGGCTCCTCGTAGCCGCGTACGAAGGCCGCGACCGTCAGCCACACGGCGGCGCCGTAGACGAACAGGACGGGGCGCAGCAGGAACAGCGCCTGCCCGAGAATGACGGCGACGACGGCCAGATACATCGGATTGCGCACGTAGCGGTAGGCGCCGCCGACCACCAGGTGCCGCGTGGGCGCGATCGGGGCCGGGGTGCCGAGGCCCTCGCGCACGAAGCGCGCGAAGGCGTGCAGGAGCACGGCGGTGCCCGCGAGCACCAGCGCACCACCGGCCGCCTGCGCGGGCCAGGTGTGCGCGGATGCCCGGTAGCCCGTCAGCCACCAGGGAACGAGGCCGGCCACGACGCCGGGCGCGGCCGCGAAGAAGGCCGCGCTGCCGAGGGCCGCACAGGTGCGTCGCACGGCCGCGTCACGTCTTGGCGGCGCGGATGTGACCGTAGACGTGCGTGCGCAGTTCGGCGAAGCGGGGCAGGGAGCGGGTGACGATCTGGTCGCGGTCGTCGGGGAGGTCGATGCGCAGTTCTTCCTGGACGACGGTGGGCGAGCCGGACAGGACGATGACGCGCTGGGCGAGGTAGACGGCCTCGTCGATGTCGTGGGTGACCAGGACGGTGGTGATGCGGAGCCGCCGCCAGAGGCCGAGGAGGAGGTCTTCGAGGTCGGCGCGGGTCTGGGCGTCGACGGCGGCGAAGGGCTCGTCCATGAGCAGGACCTGGGGCTCGTAGGCGACCGCGCGGGCGATGGCGACGCGCTGCTGCATGCCGCCGGAGAGCTGCCAGGGGTGGGCGGAGCCCGCGTCGGACAGGCCGACGGCCTGGAGGGCGCCGGTGACCAGTTCCTCGCGGCGCGGGCGCGGGACGCCCTTCTCGCGCAGGGGGAGTTCGACGTTCTGACGGACGGTCATCCAGGGGAAGAGGCTGCGGCCGTACTCCTGGAAGACCACCGCCATGCCGGGCGGCGGCCCGGAGACGGCGCGGCCGGCGAGGCGGACCTGGCCGGCGGTGGGCGTGAGGAGGCCCGCGACGCACTTGAGAAGGGTGGTCTT is part of the Streptomyces sp. NBC_01262 genome and harbors:
- a CDS encoding ABC transporter ATP-binding protein → MLEITGLRKVYEGRGRTVEALRAIDLKVDEGELVCVVGPSGCGKTTLLKCVAGLLTPTAGQVRLAGRAVSGPPPGMAVVFQEYGRSLFPWMTVRQNVELPLREKGVPRPRREELVTGALQAVGLSDAGSAHPWQLSGGMQQRVAIARAVAYEPQVLLMDEPFAAVDAQTRADLEDLLLGLWRRLRITTVLVTHDIDEAVYLAQRVIVLSGSPTVVQEELRIDLPDDRDQIVTRSLPRFAELRTHVYGHIRAAKT
- the fes gene encoding enterochelin esterase, which codes for MLTALSSLWSPPTDAPGHAPRTPRPVPVERVRSPRITALAEAPEKAQEFWRAVETEGTPLIEPIEGDPGHHAVTFLWRGDPAADGTRAVLAVPDKVSDPADPGANLMARVPGTDVWHWTVRMRGDWRATYALCVDDGPAETGHEAGPHSPAYLRRLRTRTRRDPLNRVSFPGRWGGEPLSVVALPKAPRSRVSDWERRMRNGGRARGESGVHTMRSANLRNWRRVWTYAPAGYEDLAGLPVVVLLDGEMWGPELGVATLLDNLIADGLLPPLVALMPDSLDSDTRRDELTCDDRFVDYLARELLPWAAGRWPVTDDPSRTVIAGQGLGGLMSAYAALRRPERFGSVLVQSGAFWWPTSAVDSTRGDEWLADRIRATRRRPVRFRLSAGLQEWALLPANRRLRDALRAKGYDVNYREINGGHDYVCWRDELAEGLVAMLGRPLS
- a CDS encoding methyltransferase family protein, which produces MRRTCAALGSAAFFAAAPGVVAGLVPWWLTGYRASAHTWPAQAAGGALVLAGTAVLLHAFARFVREGLGTPAPIAPTRHLVVGGAYRYVRNPMYLAVVAVILGQALFLLRPVLFVYGAAVWLTVAAFVRGYEEPTLRETYGEDYEAYCRAVPAWLPGVRSPSMRRRPRGRRP